A genomic region of Cannabis sativa cultivar Pink pepper isolate KNU-18-1 chromosome 1, ASM2916894v1, whole genome shotgun sequence contains the following coding sequences:
- the LOC133033523 gene encoding uncharacterized protein LOC133033523, protein MASLRPLREVEGSIIDCFSILMNKYERDSRLPDQPRVWYMPTRISQKTLGSFNVKRIAKDREWSKLFYEDNFEKCVKMFVPVLTLEGAPHWFGAEVNMKSKVVSFMDSLHTAMNEKYRVEATKEMLSTLDLLFEENRSKNVTFVDFRIDRKDRGLPQQDNDRDCEVYVMKYMDAVANEEEVVDEFHPVEARLEIAARIITDEQNEIRTKVVEDRRAAQGSSFASSSAPLRSPSKSPRDPRFSTAKSRNANMFPPSRASPRLQSTKTKISYGE, encoded by the exons ATGGCATCGTTGCGACCGTTGCGAGAAGTTGAGGGATCC ATCATTGACTGTTTTTCTATACTAATGAACAAGTACGAACGTGATAGTCGATTACCTGACCAACCTCGTGTTTGGTACATGCCCACTCGCATCTCG CAAAAAACTCTCGGTTCGTTTAATGTGAAGAGGATTGCGAAAGACCGGGAGTGGTCAAAACTGTTTTACGAAGACAACTTCGAAAAATGCGTCAAG ATGTTTGTGCCGGTGTTGACTCTAGAAGGTGCACCACATTGGTTTGGTGCCGAAGTAAATATGAAGTCGAAGGTTGTCTCATTTATGGACTCCCTACACACCGCAATGAATGAGAAGTATCGTGTGGAGGCTACGAAAGAAATG TTGTCGACGTTGGACCTTTTGTTTGAGGAGAATAGGTCGAAGAATGTGACTTTCGTGGATTTCAGAATTGACAGGAAAGATCGCGGGCTTCCTCAACAAGACAATGACCGAGATTGCGAAGTATACGTCATGAAGTACATGGACGCTGTGGCCAATGAGGAAGAAGTAGTTGATGAG TTTCACCCGGTTGAGGCACGTTTGGAAATCGCTGCGAGGATCATAACTGATGAACAAAATGAAATTCGTACCAAAGTGGTTGAAGATCGTAGGGCTGCACAAGGCAGCTCATTTGCATCATCCTCGGCCCCTTTGCGTAGTCCGTCAAAGTCTCCACGCGATCCTCGGTTCAGTACAGCGAAGTCTCGCAATGCAAACATGTTTCCCCCGTCAAGAGCCTCCCCTAGGCTTCAGTCTACCAAGACTAAGATTTCATATGGTGAATAG
- the LOC133029271 gene encoding uncharacterized protein LOC133029271, which yields MVAGGGEDSCGFDGGGPPWRNSLQGHPHCYCGDLAYVWTSSSRANPGRRFFGCPHYENDESRGCDYFCWIDKSHGKRSTDATPGLRNQIKIFEEDKKRNENVIRKLIFIIFICLLIIVQLILR from the exons ATGGTGGCTGGTGGTGGAGAAGACTCATGCGGGTTCGATGGGGGTGGTCCGCCTTGGAGAAATTCACTTCAGGGACACCCCCATTGCTACTGTGGTGATCTAGCTTATGTTTGGACTTCTAGTAGTAGAGCAAATCCTGGTCGTCGATTCTTCGGATGTCCACACTAT GAGAACGATGAAAGTCGAGGATGTGATTACTTTTGTTGGATCGATAAATCACATGGTAAGAGAAGTACAGATGCTACACCTGGATTGCGAAACCAAATCAAGATTTTCGAAGAAGATAAGAAACGCAATGAGAAtgttattagaaaattaatttttatcatttttatttgcCTTCTCATCATTGTCCAACTTATATTGCGTTGA
- the LOC133034518 gene encoding protein FAR1-RELATED SEQUENCE 5-like, whose translation MGKHNNRAKHHKTKNEIQICDVLGKSLDKLGKWEAFYEMYAKRMGFGTRKDDVRRSHGVIVMRRWVCCSEGYKRITITETQRKKRPHDVTRTGCQAALRILLTQPSNTWKCKEFSTIHNHDLASSSEVQFLRSYRVVSDGLLAQVRSMNSVGIKTANIMSHVALQSGGYKRMPCQLRDVYNRVAGAKREEKIETDSEGALGFLDCLAERDPNFFVVYQVDEENRLANLFWADGNSRVDYVAFGDVLGFDTTYMTNEYNKPLTVLIGVNHHFNTCIFGFALLLHEKLPSYRWLLQNFLECHGDKKPNVVVTDQDVAMKQAIMEHMPDVTHRLCAWHLNTNASKKVKDPIFLKIFKDLMYNYYEEEDFEARWLDVVETQQLTDNEWCQTTFDTRKQWVETYLRGSFVAGMRTTQRCESINSNSLKKFLEKNYCLREFVTTIDMTVSKLRHNETANDFKSRCTRPHPPNPTCLTTYYNQCLEFYTRTMYHKVAEQNDLI comes from the coding sequence ATGGGAAAGCATAACAACAGAGCTAAACATCACAAAACCAAGAATGAGATTCAAATATGTGACGTCCTAGGCAAGAGTCTCGACAAACTGGGAAAATGGGAAGCATTCTACGAAATGTATGCGAAACGGATGGGTTTCGGCACAAGAAAAGATGATGTACGACGTTCTCACGGAGTCATCGTAATGCGCAGGTGGGTTTGTTGTTCCGAGGGTTACAAAAGAATCACAATAACGGAAACACAAAGAAAAAAGAGACCTCATGATGTCACTAGAACCGGATGTCAGGCAGCATTACGTATTTTACTCACACAACCGTCTAACACTTGGAAATGCAAAGAGTTCAGCACAATACACAATCACGACCTCGCTTCATCAAGTGAGGTACAATTTTTGAGATCATACCGAGTAGTGTCCGATGGCTTGCTTGCCCAAGTTAGGTCGATGAACTCAGTTGGAATTAAAACTGCCAACATAATGTCTCatgttgctttgcaaagtggagGTTACAAGAGAATGCCATGTCAACTTCGAGATGTCTACAACAGGGTTGCTGGTGCCAAGCGAGAAGAAAAGATAGAGACGGACTCGGAAGGAGCGTTGGGATTTCTTGATTGTCTCGCAGAGAGGGATCCAAATTTCTTCGTTGTATATCAGGTGGACGAGGAGAATCGATTGGCTAACTTATTTTGGGCAGATGGAAACTCACGTGTCGACTATGTGGCTTTTGGGGATGTACTAGGGTTTGATACCACCTACATGACAAATGAGTACAATAAGCCTCTCACTGTTCTCATTGGCGTAAACCACCATTTCAACACATGCATCTTCGGGTTCGCTCTACTCCTCCACGAGAAGCTTCCATCCTATCGTTGGCTACTTCAAAATTTTCTCGAATGCCATGGAGATAAGAAGCCAAATGTTGTAGTTACTGACCAAGATGTGGCCATGAAACAGGCCATCATGGAACACATGCCTGATGTGACACACCGTCTATGTGCTTGGCATCTCAATACAAATGCTTCCAAAAAGGTTAAAGATCCGATCttcttgaaaatatttaaagatcTAATGTACAACTACTACGAGGAGGAGGATTTCGAAGCAAGATGGTTAGACGTCGTCGAAACCCAACAACTAACAGATAATGAATGGTGCCAAACAACATTCGACACAAGAAAACAGTGGGTAGAAACTTATTTAAGGGGTTCATTCGTTGCAGGAATGAGAACCACACAACGTTGCGAATCGATCAACTCAAATTCCCTAAAAAAATTTTTAGAGAAGAATTATTGCTTGCGTGAGTTCGTAACAACCATAGATATGACAGTCTCAAAGCTCAGACACAACGAGACTGCAAATGACTTCAAAAGCAGATGCACTCGACCTCACCCACCTAATCCTACATGCTTGACCACGTACTACAACCAATGTCTTGAATTCTACACAAGAACTATGTACCACAAGGTTGCCGAGCAAAATGACTTGATTTAG
- the LOC115705105 gene encoding internal alternative NAD(P)H-ubiquinone oxidoreductase A2, mitochondrial, producing the protein MVSSLVSKTKPLSMALARMSRSSLRRSEGAIQNMFNEEQHKQKYSSPFIPNATAQGKFSYFSSIKRENHMSLWSRGIRVTPHYQNPTAERIVEESDSEYEATTTTTTKYPGLEATRSSEKPRVVVLGTGWAACRFLKGLDTNIYDVVCISPRNHMVFTPLLASTCVGTLEFRSVAEPVSRIQSALASNPNSYFYLASCSGVDTEKHEVYCETVSNGGLSNEPYRFKVAYDKLVIASGAAPLTFGINGVEEHAFFLREVNHAQEIRKKLLLNLMLSENPGISEEEKKRLLHCVVIGGGPTGVEFSGELSDFIMRDVRERYSHVKDDVKVTLIEANEILSSFDVGLRQYATNHLTKSGVRLMRGVVKEVHQKKIVLNDGTDVPYGLLVWSTGVGPSNFVKSLHLPNSPGGRIGVDQWLRVPSAEDVFAMGDCAGFLEQTGRPVLPALAQVAERQGKFLVELFNKIGKQNGGKAFSANDIPFGDPFVYRHLGSMATVGRYKALVDLRQSKDAKGISLAGFLSWFIWRSAYLTRVISWRNRFYVAVNWATTLVFGRDNSRIG; encoded by the exons ATGGTATCCAGTCTTGTTTCAAAAACTAAACCTCTGAGCATGGCATTGGCTAGAATGAGTAGAAGTAGCCTAAGAAGATCAGAAGGTGCAATTCAAAACATGTTCAATGAGGAACAACATAAACAAAAGTATTCCTCACCTTTCATTCCAAATGCCACCGCACAAGGAAAATTCTCATACTTTTCTAGCATTAAAAGGGAAAATCATATGAGCTTGTGGAGCAGGGGAATAAGGGTCACCCCACATTACCAAAATCCTACAGCAGAGAGAATTgtagaggaatcagattcagagtATGaggcaacaacaacaacaacaaccaagtATCCAGGACTCGAAGCAACAAGGTCAAGCGAAAAGCCGAGGGTGGTTGTCCTTGGCACTGGTTGGGCGGCTTGTCGATTCCTCAAAGGACTGGACACAAATATTTATGATGTCGTTTGCATATCACCTAGAAATCACATGGTTTTCACTCCTTTGCTTGCTTCAACATGTGTTGGAACATTGGAATTTCGCTCGGTTGCTGAACCTGTTAGTCGAATTCAGTCTGCATTGGCCTCCAATCCAAATTCTTATTTTTACTTGGCTTCTTGCAGTGGCGTTGATACAGAAAAACATGAG GTGTATTGTGAGACGGTTAGCAACGGTGGATTGTCAAATGAGCCTTATCGTTTCAAAGTGGCTTATGACAAGCTTGTCATTGCTTCAGGAGCTGCGCCCTTGACATTTGGTATCAATGGTGTGGAGGAACATGCTTTTTTCCTTCGTGAAGTAAATCATGCTCAAGAAATTAGGAAAAAGCTCCTCTTGAACCTTATGCTTTCTGAAAATCCAG GAATATctgaagaggaaaagaaaagACTTCTTCACTGTGTTGTGATTGGTGGTGGTCCTACGGGGGTGGAATTTAGTGGTGAATTGAGTGATTTTATAATGAGAGATGTTCGAGAGAGGTATAGCCATGTTAAGGACGACGTCAAAGTAACCCTTATTGAG GCAAATGAAATACTATCGTCCTTTGATGTGGGGCTAAGACAATATGCAACGAACCACTTGACCAAA TCTGGTGTTCGCCTAATGCGTGGTGTGGTGAAAGAAGTACATCAGAAAAAGATAGTTCTCAACGATGGAACTGATGTTCCTTATGGGCTCTTGGTGTGGTCAACAGGCGTTGGACCATCAAACTTTGTGAAATCACTTCATCTTCCTAACTCCCCTGGTGGAAG GATTGGTGTGGACCAGTGGTTGAGGGTGCCTTCAGCGGAAGATGTGTTTGCAATGGGAGACTGTGCTGGTTTCCTTGAACAGACGGGAAGGCCAGTACTACCAGCTTTAGCCCAG GTTGCAGAACGACAGGGGAAATTTCTAGTGGAGTTGTTTAACAAAATTGGGAAGCAGAATGGTGGGAAGGCCTTCTCTGCTAATGACATTCCATTTGGGGACCCTTTTGTGTACAGACACCTTGGAAGTATGGCCACAGTTGGAAGATATAAGGCTCTGGTTGATCTACGACAGTCTAAG GATGCAAAGGGTATCTCCCTTGCCGGCTTCCTTAGCTGGTTTATTTGGCGCTCTGCCTATCTTACACGTGTCATCAGCTGGAGGAACAGGTTTTACGTGGCAGTGAACTGGGCTACCACGCTAGTGTTTGGCAGAGACAACTCCAGAATCGGTTAA